The window GCCACTTCAACGTGTACAACACGCAGCACGACGTGTACTGATCGCCGCACGGGCGGTCCTGCCGCCCCGACCGTTGCACCGACGGCCAGCCTCGCGCTGGCCGTTTTTCATCTGGCGGGATTCAGACCTGAAACGACGTGCCGACTCCCCAGGCGCTCAGGAAGCCGGCCAGGCGGCGAGAAACTCCTTCCAGTGCGGCGCGTCGATACGCGCGAGCGCGCTGCGCACCACGTCCAGTTCGGCAGCATAGGCGGCCGTGTCCAGCTGGCCGCGCATGCGCTGAAAACCGAGATACACGAGGTAAGTGTTCACGACATCCGTCTCGCAGTAGTCGCGGATCTCGGCAATCCGCCCCTCCTGCCACGCCGGCCATACGGCCGAGCCGTCCATTCCGAGCTTGCCCGGGAAGCCCATCAGCTTGGCAAGTTCGTCGAGCGGCGCATTCGCCCGCGGCTGGTACATCGCCAGCAGATCCATCAGGTCGAGATGGCGGCTGTGATAACGGCCGATGTAGTTGTTCCACTTGAAGTCACGCGAGTCGTGATAATCGCCCTCGCCCTGATCCCAGTAGCGCGGCGCCGACACGCCGTGGCGCAGGCCGCGGTAGTGCAGGACCGGCAGATCGAAGCCGCCGCCGTTCCACGACACGATCTGCGGCGTGTAGCGCTCGATGCCGTCGAAAAAGCGCTGGATGATCTCGCCTTCGCCACTATCCGGCTCCGACAGCGAGAACACCCGAAACTGGTTCGCATCCCGCAACGCGCAGGAGATCGTCACGACGCGCTGCAGGTGATGCTGCAGGAAATCGGTGCCGTTCGCGGCGCGGCGCTGCTGGAACGCAAACTCCGCGACCTCGTAGTCGCTCAGATCATCCGGCAGCCCGTTGAGCACCCGGATGCCGGCCACGTCCGGAATGGTTTCGATATCGAATACGAGGACCGGCATCTACGCCTCCAGAAACGCCTTCAGCCGGGAAACACGCCCGTCGACAGGTAGCGGTCGCCCCGGTCGCAGACCACCGACACGATCACGGCATTCTCCAGCTGCGCCGCGAGCCGGACTGCCACGTGCATCGCGCCGCCCGACGAAATCCCGGCGAAGATGCCCTCTTCGCGCGCGAGTCGGCGCGTCATCTCCTCCGCGTCGGCCTGGCTCACGCGCTCCAGTGCATCGACGCGCGGCTTCTCGTAGATGCGCGGCAGATAGGCCTCGGGCCACTTGCGGATGCCCGGGATCTGCGAACCTTCGTCCGGCTCGCAGCCGATGATGCGGATCGCCGGATTCTTTTCCTTGAGGAAACGCGAACAGCCCATGATGGTGCCGGTCGTCCCCATGCTGCTGACGAAATGAGTGATGCCTCCGCCGGTCTGTTCCCAGATCTCCGGCCCTGTCGCCTCATAGTGCGCGAGCGGATTATCGGGATTCGCGAACTGATCGAGGATGATGCCCTTGCCTTCGTCGCGCATGCGATCGGCCACGTCGCGTGCCATCTCCATCCCGCCTTCACGTGGCGTGAGCACCAGTTCGGCGCCGAAGGCGCGCATCGTCTGGCGCCGCTCGACACTCTGGTTTTCCGGCATCACGAGGATCATGTGATAGCCGCGGATCGCCGCCGCCATTGCCAACGCAATGCCGGTGTTGCCGCTGGTGGCCTCGATCAGCGTATCGCCGGGGCGAATGTCGCCGCGCCGCTCCGCATGCACGATCATCGACAGGGCGGGGCGGTCCTTCACCGACCCCGCCGGGTTGTTGCCTTCGAGTTTGGCGAGGATCACGTTGTTGCGCCCCGCCCCGATGCGCTGCAGGCGCACCAGCGGAGTTTGACCTACGTAATCGTCGAGAGTCTTGAAATCCATGTTGCTGTTATCCGGTAGCGTTGATTCCCAACGATCTTAAGCTGCCGGCGGCAGGCACGATAACCCGCGGCACGGCATAAGCTTATAGCGCCCGCGGCACCGGCGTGTCGCGGTTTCAGCGGCGGCCGATCCCGTGATACTCCAGCCCCACCCGCTTCATCGTCGCCGGCTCGTACATGTTGCGCCCGTCGAAAACGACCGGATGACGCAGCACCGTGCGCATGCGTTCGAAGTCCGGGCTGCGGAATTCCTTCCACTCCGTGACGATCACCAACGCGTCCGCGCCATCGAGCGCGGCCATCGGCCGATCCACGTAACGCAGGCGCGGCTCGTCGCCGAAAATGCGCTTCGCCTCGGCCATCGCGACCGGATCGTAAGCCGAAACCGTCGCCCCCCGACGGAACAGCTCGCCGATGATCACCCGGCTCGGCGCATCGCGCATGTCATCGGTGTTGGGCTTGAACGCGAGCCCCCACAGGGCGAAATGCATCCCCGACAGATCCGAACCGAAACGGGCGACGACCTTGTCGACCAACCGCAGCTTCTGGACCTCGTTCGCCTGCTCGACCGCGTTCAGGATCAGCAGTTCATGCTCATACTCGCGCCCGGTGCTGACCAAGGCCTTGACGTCCTTCGGGAAACACGAGCCTCCGTAGCCGCAGCCGGCATACAGGAAGTGCCAGCCGATGCGCGGGTCCGAGCCGATGCCCTGGCGCACCAGTTCGATATCGGCGCCCAGCACCTCCGACAGGTTTGCCAGTTCGTTCATGAAGCTGATGCGCGTCGCGAGCATCGCGTTAGCGGCATATTTCGTCAGCTCGGCGCTGCGCACATCCATCACCAGCAGCTTCTCGTGATTGCGCTGGAACGGCCCGTACAGTTCCCGCATCAGGCCGATGGCACGCTCGTCCTCGGCGCCGACGATGATGCGGTCGGGTCGCATGAAGTCCTCGACCGCAGCGCCTTCCTTCAGGAATTCGGGGTTCGACACCACGCTGAAGGGCAGGTCGACGCCACGCGCCTGCAATTGGGCGGCGATAGCGTCACGAACCCTGTCACCGGTCCCGACCGGCACGGTCGACTTGTCCACAACCACGCGGTAGCCGTCCATGTGCCGGCCGATGTTTTGCGCCGCCGCCAGCACATACTGCAGGTCCGCTGAGCCGTCCTCGTCCGGCGGCGTCCCGACGGCGATGAACTGGATGACACCGAATTTCGCCGCGTATTCGACATCCGTCGTGAAGGACAGGCGCCCCGCCGCGACGTTGCGGCGCACGATCTCGAGCAGGCCCGGCTCGTGGATCGGAATGCCTCCTTCCTCGAGCATGCGGATCTTTGCCGGATCCACGTCAAGACACAGTACATCGTTGCCCACGTCCGCGAGGCACGCCCCGCTGACGAGCCCTACATATCCGGTACCGACGACGGTGATCTTCATCTTTCAACCTCTTTCTGCAATGCAAGACGGTCCGCCTTTTCGCAGACCGTCCGAGAATCGGGACAAATCGCGACGCTCAGGGCGCCAGATCGTACTCCTCGGTGCGCCGGGGAGGGTAGGTCTCCCAGCCACCGCAAGCGGGGCAGCGCCACTGGAACTGCCTCGCCTTGAATCCGCATTCGGCACAACGGTAGCGGGCCACGCGCCGAGTGTGCCCATGGATGAGCTGCTTCACCAGCTCGATGTCGCCGCGCTGCTCCGACGGTGCATGCAGCAGCGCCGCCTCGAGCAGCTTGTCGAGTCCCAGCAGGGTCGGATTGCGCCGCAACTCTTCCCGCACCAGGTCGTACGCGGCGCGGGACCCCTGCTTCTCCAGTTCCCAGTGGAACACCTCGTCGAGGAGGTCCAGCGAAGGGTGGCGCTCGAGCCACGAGCGCAGCAAGGTCTGGCCCTGCTCCACGCGCCCGAGCTTCGCATGCGCATCCATGATGCGCTCGGCCACCAGCGCCAAATAGATCGGGTCCTGGCTCTCGACGCGCTTCCACACCTCGATCGCCTCCTCGTGCCTGCCCTGTGCAACGACCAGATCGCCCAGCACCAGGCTCGCACGCACGCAGCGGCGATTGATCGAGAAGGCCTCGTCCAGATACTTTTGCGTTTCCTCGAACTTCGAGCTCGCCAGCGCGGAAGTCGCCAGTTCGCAATAGAAGTTCGCCACCTCCTTGCGCCACAGCACGCTCTCGTGATCCGGCAAGGCCTTCGCGGCCTCGACCGCCCTGGCCCAGTCCTTCTCCTGCTGGTAGATCTCGAGCAGGTAACGCATCGCAAGGTCGTTGAGTTGCGAGGCGCGCAACTGCACGAACACCGCCTCGGCGCGGTCCAGGAGGCCGGCCTTCAGGTAATCCTGCCCCAATTCGGCCAGCGCCTGCACACGCTGCTCCTCGGACAGGTCCTCGCGATCGACGAGATTCAGATGCATGCGGATCGCACGGTCGGTTTCGCCCCGGCGCCGGAACAGGCTGCCGAGCGCAAAGTGAAGCTCGATCGTCTGCGGATCGATCTTCACTGCCTCGATGAAGGCATCGATCGCCTTGTCCTGCTGCTCGTTGAGCAGGAAGTTGAGACCGGAAAGATACGAGCGCGGCAGCGCGCGCGACTCATGCACGACCTGGCGGATGTCGATGCGCGCAGCGAGCCAGCCCAGCGCAAAGAACAACGGCAGGGCGAGAAACCACCAAAGTTCAATATCCATCGTATTCAGAAGGTCTCGGGCGCCTGCATCTCGGGCGCAGGCGGCGCCGTCACGCTCGGCGAGGCCGGGCGGTCACGCTCGATGCGCAGGAGCTGGCGGCGCAGGCGGCTGATCTCCCGCCGCTGACGCAGGAGCGATCCGAAGGTCGCCGTCACCCCCAGAAGGGCGCCCGCGGTAAACGCCACCAGGATGACGAACACCAGCGGCAGCTGCCAGACACTGCCGAAGAAGAACTGGAGGCTGACCAGATGGTCGTTCTTCACCGCGAAGCCGAACAGCAGGAAGAACAGGAGAAGCCGGAAGAACCACATTAGGGGGCGCATGAGGCCGCATTATCTCCGAGCGAATGACAAAAAAGAAGGCGGCTCACGCCGCCTTCTCACTCGATCACGAGGCAAAACCCGAAACTGCACGCTCAGGCGTCGATGTCGACGCGCTCGCGCAATTCCTTGCCTGCCTTGAAATGGGGCACGTACTTCTGGGGTACATGCACCTTGTCTCCGGATTTCGGATTACGTCCCACACGTGGCGGACGGTAGTTCAACGCAAAACTGCCAAACCCGCGGATCTCGATGCGATCCCCGCGCGCCAGCGCGTCGGACATCGCATCGATCACCATCTTGACCGCGTAATCGGCATCTTTTGCGACCAGCTGCGGAAAACGCGCCGCCAGCCTCGCAATCAGCTCCGATTTGGTCATGACCAATCAGATTTACTGCTTCTGCTCGTTCAGCTTGGCCTTCAACAGCGCACCGAGGTTGGTCGTACCGCTGGAGGCGGTATCCGAAGCCAGCTTCTGCATCGCATCGCTCTGTTCGGCCTGATCCTTCGCGCGGATCGAGAGATTGATCGAACGGGTCTTGCGATCCACGTTGATGATCATCAGCTCGAGCTCCTGACCTTCCTTCAGCATGGTCGTCAGGTCATCGACGCGATGGGTCGCGGCTTCCGAAGCGCGCAGGTAGCCTTCCACATCGTCGTTCAGCGCGATCACCGCACCACGGGCATCGACCGACTTCACAGCGCCCTTGACGAGGCTGTTCTTCTCGTGCGTGGCGATGAAGTTGGTGAAGGGGTCGCCTTCGAGCTGCTTGACGCCCAGCGAGATGCGCTCGCGCTCGACGTCGATCGCCAGCACGACGGCCTCGACTTCGTCGCCCTTCTTGAAGCGGCGCACGGCCTCTTCGCCCGCATCGCTCCACGACAGGTCGGACAGATGCACCAGGCCGTCGATACCGCCGTCCAGCCCGATGAACACGCCGAAGTCGGTGATCGACTTGATCTGGCCGCGCACCTTGTCGCCCTTCTTGTGATTGATCGCGAAATCGTCCCACGGGTTCGACATGCACTGCTTCATGCCCAGCGAGATGCGGCGACGGTCTTCGTCGATCTCGAGGATCATCACTTCGACCTCGTCGCCCAGCTGGACAACCTTGGTCGGATGGATGTTCTTGTTGGTCCAGTCCATTTCGGAGACGTGCACCAGGCCTTCGATGCCCTGCTCGACTTCAACGAACGCACCGTAGTCGGTGATGTTCGTGACCTTGCCGAACAGGCGGGTGCCCTGCGGGTAGCGGCGGGCGATGCCGACCCACGGATCTTCGCCGAGCTGCTTGAGGCCGAGCGAGACGCGGTTCTTTTCCTGGTCGAACTTGAGCACCTTGGCATCGATCTCGTCGCCGACGTTGAGCACTTCCGACGGGTGACGCACGCGACGCCATGCCAGGTCGGTGATGTGCAGCAGGCCGTCGATGCCGCCCAGGTCCACGAACGCGCCGTAGTCGGTGATGTTCTTGACGATACCCTTGACGACGGTGCCTTCCTTGAGGTTGGCGAGCAGCTTTTCGCGCTCCTCACCCATGGTCTCTTCGAGCACGGCACGGCGCGAAACGACGACGTTGTTGCGCTTGCGGTCGAGCTTGATGACCTTGAATTCGAATTCCTTGCCTTCGTACGGCGTGGTGTCCTTGACCGGACGCATGTCGACCAGCGAACCCGGCAGGAAGGCGCGGATGCTGTTGGTCATGACGGTCAGACCGCCCTTCACACGACCCGAAATGAGGCCCTTCACCAGCGAGCCTTCGTTGAGCGCCTTCTCGAGGTCGTTCCAGGCGGCGATACGCTTGGCCTTCTCGCGGGACAGGCGGGTTTCGCCGTAACCGTCTTCCAGGGCGTCGATCGCAACGTGCACGAAGTCGCCCACCTGGACTTCGAGTTCGCCGCGGTCGTCGCGGAATTCCTCGATGGGAACATAGCTCTCGGACTTGAGGCCGGCATTCACGACCACGAAGTTGTGGTCGATGCTGACCACTTCGGCGGTGATCACTTCGCCAGGACGCATGTCCTGACGGGCCTCACTCTCGGCGAGCAGCGCGGCGAAATTTTCCATGGAATCGGAAACGGAGGTGGCAGAGGTCATAAAGAGTTGAAATCCAAAAGCCGCCCGGGAGCGGCCACCAGTGGTAGATTGAAATAAAGGTCGCCCCCGGCATCCCGGCCGGCGATCCACCTCGTCGGGAACGCCCTGTCAGGAACGAACCCGGTCAAGCACAAAGCCGACGGCCTGCTCGACGTCCATTTCGGTGGTATCGAGAAGCGC is drawn from Azoarcus sp. DN11 and contains these coding sequences:
- a CDS encoding 3'-5' exonuclease: MPVLVFDIETIPDVAGIRVLNGLPDDLSDYEVAEFAFQQRRAANGTDFLQHHLQRVVTISCALRDANQFRVFSLSEPDSGEGEIIQRFFDGIERYTPQIVSWNGGGFDLPVLHYRGLRHGVSAPRYWDQGEGDYHDSRDFKWNNYIGRYHSRHLDLMDLLAMYQPRANAPLDELAKLMGFPGKLGMDGSAVWPAWQEGRIAEIRDYCETDVVNTYLVYLGFQRMRGQLDTAAYAAELDVVRSALARIDAPHWKEFLAAWPAS
- the cysM gene encoding cysteine synthase CysM, which translates into the protein MDFKTLDDYVGQTPLVRLQRIGAGRNNVILAKLEGNNPAGSVKDRPALSMIVHAERRGDIRPGDTLIEATSGNTGIALAMAAAIRGYHMILVMPENQSVERRQTMRAFGAELVLTPREGGMEMARDVADRMRDEGKGIILDQFANPDNPLAHYEATGPEIWEQTGGGITHFVSSMGTTGTIMGCSRFLKEKNPAIRIIGCEPDEGSQIPGIRKWPEAYLPRIYEKPRVDALERVSQADAEEMTRRLAREEGIFAGISSGGAMHVAVRLAAQLENAVIVSVVCDRGDRYLSTGVFPG
- a CDS encoding UDP-glucose/GDP-mannose dehydrogenase family protein translates to MKITVVGTGYVGLVSGACLADVGNDVLCLDVDPAKIRMLEEGGIPIHEPGLLEIVRRNVAAGRLSFTTDVEYAAKFGVIQFIAVGTPPDEDGSADLQYVLAAAQNIGRHMDGYRVVVDKSTVPVGTGDRVRDAIAAQLQARGVDLPFSVVSNPEFLKEGAAVEDFMRPDRIIVGAEDERAIGLMRELYGPFQRNHEKLLVMDVRSAELTKYAANAMLATRISFMNELANLSEVLGADIELVRQGIGSDPRIGWHFLYAGCGYGGSCFPKDVKALVSTGREYEHELLILNAVEQANEVQKLRLVDKVVARFGSDLSGMHFALWGLAFKPNTDDMRDAPSRVIIGELFRRGATVSAYDPVAMAEAKRIFGDEPRLRYVDRPMAALDGADALVIVTEWKEFRSPDFERMRTVLRHPVVFDGRNMYEPATMKRVGLEYHGIGRR
- the lapB gene encoding lipopolysaccharide assembly protein LapB — encoded protein: MDIELWWFLALPLFFALGWLAARIDIRQVVHESRALPRSYLSGLNFLLNEQQDKAIDAFIEAVKIDPQTIELHFALGSLFRRRGETDRAIRMHLNLVDREDLSEEQRVQALAELGQDYLKAGLLDRAEAVFVQLRASQLNDLAMRYLLEIYQQEKDWARAVEAAKALPDHESVLWRKEVANFYCELATSALASSKFEETQKYLDEAFSINRRCVRASLVLGDLVVAQGRHEEAIEVWKRVESQDPIYLALVAERIMDAHAKLGRVEQGQTLLRSWLERHPSLDLLDEVFHWELEKQGSRAAYDLVREELRRNPTLLGLDKLLEAALLHAPSEQRGDIELVKQLIHGHTRRVARYRCAECGFKARQFQWRCPACGGWETYPPRRTEEYDLAP
- a CDS encoding LapA family protein — its product is MRPLMWFFRLLLFFLLFGFAVKNDHLVSLQFFFGSVWQLPLVFVILVAFTAGALLGVTATFGSLLRQRREISRLRRQLLRIERDRPASPSVTAPPAPEMQAPETF
- a CDS encoding integration host factor subunit beta, which encodes MTKSELIARLAARFPQLVAKDADYAVKMVIDAMSDALARGDRIEIRGFGSFALNYRPPRVGRNPKSGDKVHVPQKYVPHFKAGKELRERVDIDA
- the rpsA gene encoding 30S ribosomal protein S1 — protein: MTSATSVSDSMENFAALLAESEARQDMRPGEVITAEVVSIDHNFVVVNAGLKSESYVPIEEFRDDRGELEVQVGDFVHVAIDALEDGYGETRLSREKAKRIAAWNDLEKALNEGSLVKGLISGRVKGGLTVMTNSIRAFLPGSLVDMRPVKDTTPYEGKEFEFKVIKLDRKRNNVVVSRRAVLEETMGEEREKLLANLKEGTVVKGIVKNITDYGAFVDLGGIDGLLHITDLAWRRVRHPSEVLNVGDEIDAKVLKFDQEKNRVSLGLKQLGEDPWVGIARRYPQGTRLFGKVTNITDYGAFVEVEQGIEGLVHVSEMDWTNKNIHPTKVVQLGDEVEVMILEIDEDRRRISLGMKQCMSNPWDDFAINHKKGDKVRGQIKSITDFGVFIGLDGGIDGLVHLSDLSWSDAGEEAVRRFKKGDEVEAVVLAIDVERERISLGVKQLEGDPFTNFIATHEKNSLVKGAVKSVDARGAVIALNDDVEGYLRASEAATHRVDDLTTMLKEGQELELMIINVDRKTRSINLSIRAKDQAEQSDAMQKLASDTASSGTTNLGALLKAKLNEQKQ